A genomic window from Chitinophaga pollutisoli includes:
- a CDS encoding NAD(P)-binding domain-containing protein, which yields MQHIGIIGAGLSGLATAKTFLRAGYRVTIIEKAAAIGGVWEKSRSYHGVATQTTRDEYAFSDFPMPKDYPLWPSGEQVQLYLHAYAEHFGVLPNIRFNTAVSWLRREDHAWLADVTDLPSGQTDTLTFDFVAVCTGTFSTPSIPDFPGADTFKGKILHSSQVAGPDILKNKRVAVVGFAKSATDVATLAADNATECHLLFRKAQWKVPRYFGNLINMRYLLFSRFSEAFFNAPRKTAFQKFLHSAGKPMVWMQWRGLELLLKKQFNLKACNMLPSHKIEDQISCSLGVAPVGFYEKVKSGAIRAQQTKIARIDGDTIHLANGSTIQADLLVCGTGFRQTLHFLDEQDRKHIIGEKGHFRLFRNIVHPNVPNLGFVGYNSSLFTTLTSEVAAHWLLRYAQGSLRLPAPEQIRDDMAYMDNWRKTGRPIAGEFSGTCVAPFNFMHLDQLMRDMGLRTTATRWIPYEFFKPINPKDYRILLGDSPKEIPRSRTAVRPADAIA from the coding sequence ATGCAACACATCGGCATCATCGGCGCAGGCCTGAGCGGCCTGGCTACTGCGAAAACCTTTCTCCGCGCGGGATACCGCGTCACCATCATCGAAAAGGCCGCCGCCATCGGTGGCGTATGGGAAAAGAGCCGCTCCTATCATGGCGTAGCCACCCAAACCACCCGCGACGAATACGCCTTCTCCGACTTCCCCATGCCCAAGGATTATCCCCTCTGGCCCTCAGGCGAACAGGTACAGCTATACCTCCATGCCTACGCGGAACACTTCGGCGTACTGCCCAATATCCGTTTCAACACGGCCGTCTCGTGGCTGCGGCGGGAAGACCACGCCTGGCTGGCCGATGTCACCGACCTTCCGTCCGGACAAACCGATACGCTCACTTTCGATTTCGTGGCCGTGTGCACCGGCACTTTCAGCACCCCGAGCATCCCTGACTTCCCCGGCGCGGATACGTTCAAAGGAAAAATCCTCCATTCCAGCCAGGTGGCCGGTCCGGATATACTGAAAAACAAACGCGTTGCCGTGGTGGGATTCGCCAAATCCGCTACCGACGTGGCCACGCTGGCGGCCGACAACGCCACCGAATGCCACCTGTTGTTCCGAAAAGCACAATGGAAAGTACCGCGTTACTTCGGCAACCTCATCAATATGCGTTACCTGCTTTTCTCGCGCTTCTCCGAAGCTTTCTTCAACGCACCCCGCAAAACCGCGTTCCAGAAATTCCTGCACAGCGCAGGCAAACCGATGGTCTGGATGCAATGGCGCGGACTGGAATTGTTGCTGAAAAAACAATTCAACCTCAAGGCCTGTAATATGCTCCCTTCCCATAAAATAGAAGACCAGATCAGCTGCAGCCTCGGCGTGGCGCCCGTCGGGTTTTATGAAAAGGTGAAAAGCGGTGCTATCCGGGCGCAACAAACGAAAATCGCGCGGATCGACGGCGATACGATCCATCTCGCGAACGGCTCCACGATCCAGGCCGACTTACTTGTTTGCGGAACAGGCTTCCGTCAAACCCTGCACTTCCTCGACGAGCAAGACCGCAAACATATTATCGGCGAAAAAGGCCACTTCCGACTGTTCCGCAACATAGTACACCCCAATGTCCCGAACCTTGGATTCGTGGGATACAATTCCAGCCTGTTCACTACCCTCACATCCGAAGTGGCAGCCCATTGGCTGCTGCGTTACGCACAAGGAAGTTTGCGCCTTCCCGCTCCCGAACAGATCCGCGACGATATGGCTTATATGGACAACTGGCGGAAAACAGGGCGGCCAATTGCCGGGGAGTTCAGTGGCACCTGCGTGGCGCCTTTCAACTTCATGCATCTGGATCAGCTGATGCGGGACATGGGCCTGCGCACAACTGCCACCCGTTGGATTCCTTACGAATTTTTTAAGCCCATCAACCCGAAAGATTATCGTATTTTACTGGGAGATTCCCCGAAGGAAATACCCCGGTCGCGGACGGCCGTTCGTCCTGCAGACGCCATTGCCTGA
- a CDS encoding histidine kinase, giving the protein MEGLLGLKLLQARLNPHFLFNSLNSIQYFISLDDKKTSLQYIGRFSAFLRKMIQFGDETAIQLHDETELVRDYLLLEQYRFPDRFDFVIMTLGDAGLEEVPPFLTHHLVEEALYKGVLHLDRSEKGMIRIEVRPEGDSIRMEITDNGINGHFGKDMESHAAMLEERINRFNALHTRNIRLESRKAVDGSGRENTTVVTIR; this is encoded by the coding sequence ATGGAGGGTTTGTTGGGATTGAAATTGTTGCAGGCGAGGCTCAACCCCCATTTTCTCTTCAACTCCCTCAATTCCATCCAGTATTTTATCAGTCTGGACGATAAAAAAACTTCCCTTCAATACATCGGGAGGTTTTCGGCGTTTCTCCGCAAAATGATACAGTTTGGCGACGAAACGGCCATCCAGCTGCACGACGAAACGGAACTGGTGCGCGATTACCTCTTGCTGGAGCAATATCGCTTCCCCGATCGTTTCGATTTCGTTATCATGACTTTAGGCGATGCCGGACTGGAAGAAGTGCCTCCTTTCCTTACGCATCACCTGGTGGAGGAAGCACTCTACAAAGGCGTGCTCCATCTCGACCGCTCGGAAAAAGGAATGATTCGCATAGAAGTAAGACCGGAAGGAGACAGTATCCGCATGGAAATCACCGACAACGGCATTAACGGGCATTTCGGAAAAGACATGGAAAGCCATGCCGCCATGCTCGAAGAACGCATCAACCGATTCAACGCCCTCCATACCCGGAACATCCGGCTCGAAAGCCGGAAGGCTGTCGACGGATCGGGGCGCGAAAACACGACCGTCGTCACCATCCGATGA
- a CDS encoding response regulator has protein sequence MKATDQIAALKNRIRELEAAASAPHPLPTTDAPSVKVPAEFSPYFRAAEEKVKAYFSDIRMRPSEGTIEISDERYVLVRASAFSKDFLDSIMHLYADRSQIEAFGIGRDFLFDISHAIGINDAKAFHAKMNVTDPLSRLSAGPVHFAYTGWAFVDILPTSSPTPDDNYFLHYHHPFSFEADAWVRAGAKSDAPVCIMSAGYSTGWCQESFGLPLTAVEVSCRAKGDAQCTFVMSPPHKMNEHLKRLSQESGAPAASVSQADIPTFFLRKTIEEQLEKARVMAEDSSKAKSEFVANMSHELRTPLTAILGFTELLKKTRLSSRQNEYLEAICTSGSNLLSTINDIMDLSKLDAGKITVAAAPLNIPQMLHAIGLMLDPKVRSKELEYTCTISEPLAQPLLGDSMRVSQILLNIIGNAVKFTEKGSIAITCTVEADTPHSLRAVFRIRDTGIGISAAKQAAVFERFTQADTAISRKFGGSGLGLAIARELAQIMGGSISLESKPGKGTEFIVKLPFVKAASFGEQRQPEAAAAGGAGCRVLVVEDNVLNQKMTRLMLENNGYTAFGVNSGTKALAWLRKNTVDLILMDIQIPGMDGYAATRKIREELALQIPIVAITAHAFSGEKEKCLAAGMNGYLSKPFREQELLSVIAGNRPASVADLRFLREQTRYNAAFMQEMIRTFLQQAPKDIKALEKAAAAGNGEQLYKIAHTLSTSAGFFGLAEHIGAELRALQQNRTAAPAQLQKIRQVMEQAMEELRQLTPSALSSMS, from the coding sequence ATGAAAGCAACTGATCAAATTGCAGCATTGAAAAACCGGATCAGGGAACTGGAAGCTGCCGCTTCCGCCCCGCATCCTCTGCCAACTACCGATGCCCCCTCCGTCAAAGTTCCGGCGGAGTTCAGTCCTTATTTCCGCGCTGCGGAAGAAAAAGTGAAAGCGTATTTCTCCGACATCCGCATGCGCCCATCCGAAGGCACCATCGAGATTTCGGACGAGCGATATGTATTGGTGAGGGCTTCGGCTTTTTCCAAAGATTTTCTCGACAGCATCATGCACTTGTATGCCGACCGCAGCCAGATCGAGGCTTTCGGTATCGGGCGCGATTTCCTGTTCGATATTTCGCATGCCATCGGCATCAACGACGCCAAGGCTTTTCACGCCAAAATGAATGTCACCGACCCGTTGTCGCGCCTGTCGGCGGGGCCGGTGCATTTCGCTTATACGGGCTGGGCTTTTGTGGACATCCTGCCCACCAGTTCGCCCACGCCCGACGATAATTATTTCCTGCATTACCACCATCCGTTTTCGTTTGAAGCGGATGCGTGGGTGCGGGCCGGCGCAAAATCGGATGCACCGGTATGCATCATGAGCGCGGGATATTCCACGGGCTGGTGCCAGGAAAGCTTCGGGCTGCCGCTCACCGCCGTGGAAGTCAGCTGCCGCGCGAAGGGAGACGCGCAATGCACCTTCGTGATGTCGCCGCCGCATAAGATGAACGAGCATCTCAAAAGATTATCGCAGGAAAGCGGTGCCCCGGCGGCTTCCGTGAGCCAGGCAGATATTCCGACTTTCTTCCTCCGGAAAACCATTGAAGAACAACTGGAAAAAGCGCGGGTGATGGCGGAAGATTCGTCGAAAGCGAAATCGGAGTTTGTGGCGAACATGAGCCATGAGCTGCGAACGCCGCTGACCGCCATTCTGGGTTTTACGGAACTGTTGAAGAAAACGCGGTTGTCGTCACGGCAGAACGAATACCTGGAAGCCATTTGTACGTCGGGCAGCAATTTATTGTCGACCATCAACGACATCATGGACCTCAGCAAGCTGGACGCCGGTAAAATCACGGTGGCCGCGGCGCCGCTGAACATCCCGCAGATGTTACATGCCATTGGCCTCATGCTCGATCCCAAAGTACGCAGCAAGGAGCTGGAATATACCTGCACAATCAGCGAGCCACTCGCGCAGCCGCTCCTGGGCGACAGCATGCGCGTGTCCCAGATATTGCTCAACATCATCGGCAACGCCGTCAAATTCACCGAAAAAGGCAGCATCGCCATCACCTGTACCGTCGAAGCGGACACTCCTCATTCCCTGCGCGCCGTGTTCCGTATCCGCGACACCGGCATCGGGATTTCCGCCGCCAAACAGGCCGCCGTTTTCGAGCGGTTCACCCAGGCAGATACGGCTATCTCCCGGAAGTTCGGCGGGTCGGGGCTGGGCCTCGCCATCGCGCGGGAGCTGGCGCAGATCATGGGCGGTTCCATTTCGCTGGAAAGCAAGCCGGGAAAAGGAACGGAGTTTATCGTGAAACTTCCTTTCGTAAAAGCCGCGTCGTTCGGGGAACAGCGCCAGCCCGAAGCTGCCGCCGCAGGGGGCGCGGGTTGCAGGGTTTTAGTGGTGGAAGACAATGTCCTCAACCAAAAAATGACCCGGCTCATGCTGGAAAACAACGGCTACACGGCATTCGGCGTCAACAGCGGAACCAAAGCCCTCGCCTGGCTGCGTAAGAATACCGTCGATCTTATTCTCATGGACATCCAGATCCCCGGGATGGACGGATACGCCGCCACCCGCAAGATCCGCGAGGAGCTGGCGTTGCAGATCCCCATCGTGGCCATCACCGCACACGCTTTCAGCGGTGAAAAGGAAAAATGTCTCGCCGCGGGAATGAACGGATACCTGTCCAAACCTTTTCGCGAACAGGAACTGCTGAGCGTCATCGCCGGCAACCGGCCTGCTTCCGTGGCGGATCTCCGCTTCCTCCGTGAGCAAACGCGCTACAACGCAGCGTTCATGCAGGAGATGATCCGCACCTTTTTGCAGCAAGCCCCCAAAGACATCAAAGCCCTCGAAAAAGCCGCAGCCGCCGGCAACGGGGAACAACTCTACAAAATCGCGCATACCCTGAGCACTTCCGCAGGCTTTTTCGGACTGGCAGAGCATATCGGCGCGGAATTGCGCGCCCTCCAGCAAAACCGGACAGCCGCGCCCGCACAACTGCAAAAAATCAGGCAAGTGATGGAACAGGCGATGGAAGAACTGCGGCAGCTTACACCATCCGCTTTGTCATCAATGTCATGA
- a CDS encoding LytTR family DNA-binding domain-containing protein: MKCKALIVEDEILSREFLSNMVREHCPQLELAGTASTVDEAVQMIETLSPQLVFLDIEMQTGTGFDVLQRASGHKFHVIFTTAFDHYAIRAIKFSAVDYLLKPIAYDELQEAVAKALRQMESTGEDNRLDLLLKNISRPAGDDFCISLSTSEGVDFVPLSTIIRLEAKGPYTIFFLKDGRQIMVSRNLKEYENTLQEYGFFRIHNSNIINLKDVKRWVKTDGGYAIMSDGAMVAISPKKKEDFMTLMTKRMV, encoded by the coding sequence ATGAAATGCAAAGCGCTCATTGTGGAAGATGAAATCCTGAGCCGCGAGTTTCTTTCCAATATGGTCCGCGAGCACTGCCCGCAGCTGGAGCTCGCCGGCACCGCGTCCACTGTCGACGAAGCGGTGCAGATGATCGAAACCCTTTCCCCGCAGCTGGTATTCCTGGATATCGAAATGCAGACGGGCACGGGATTCGATGTGTTGCAGCGCGCTTCCGGCCATAAGTTCCACGTCATCTTCACCACGGCGTTCGACCACTACGCTATCCGCGCCATCAAATTCTCCGCCGTCGATTACCTCCTCAAGCCCATCGCCTACGACGAGCTGCAGGAAGCAGTCGCCAAAGCCCTCCGGCAAATGGAATCCACCGGCGAAGATAACCGCCTCGACCTCCTCCTTAAAAATATTTCCCGCCCCGCGGGCGACGATTTCTGCATCAGCCTTTCCACTTCGGAAGGCGTTGATTTCGTGCCGCTTTCGACCATCATCCGCCTCGAAGCCAAGGGCCCATATACCATCTTTTTCCTAAAAGACGGCCGGCAGATCATGGTGAGCCGCAACCTGAAAGAATACGAAAACACCTTGCAGGAATACGGTTTCTTCCGCATTCACAATTCCAACATCATCAACCTGAAAGATGTAAAACGCTGGGTGAAGACCGACGGTGGCTACGCCATCATGAGCGACGGCGCGATGGTCGCCATTTCCCCTAAAAAGAAGGAAGATTTCATGACATTGATGACAAAGCGGATGGTGTAA